In a genomic window of Diorhabda carinulata isolate Delta chromosome 8, icDioCari1.1, whole genome shotgun sequence:
- the LOC130897519 gene encoding uncharacterized protein LOC130897519 isoform X6, which yields MQYNNVYQNNTVPRSDRGNDHHFNKQQQQSNYWCGPPHVMAAVQDFGGPKQQYKKKQKPENTLQLSVPMWHQQDLKPFRKNFYELHHTALTRTQTDVDNYRTKMDIIVRGNDIPQPNFCFEEGSFPEYIMQVLLKQGFNEPTAIQSQGWPVVLSGRDLVGIAQTGSGKTLAYMIPAAVHINNQQRPQRGEGPIALILAPTRELAQQIQKVAHEFGTSTMIRNTCIFGGSPKGPQARDLERGVEIVIATPGRLIDFLEKGTTNLSKCTYLVLDEADRMLDMGFEPQIRKIIQQIRPDRQVLMWSATWPKQVQALAEEFLENYVQVNVGGLSLAANHNIKQIVDVCDDSEKEDKLIKLLKEIGSDRQNKIIIFVETKKKVDDITKIVKKEVYFSGLSAISMHGDKSQPERDYVLNEFRSGKSSILVATDVAARGLDVEDVKYVINFDYPNSSEDYVHRIGRTGRCQQAGTAYAFFTQNNQRQAKDLIAVLEEAGQVVNPKLMELAQQAKNSNQKQHRWQNRNKDNSSPSSQNSMGKVKTWTNSKTFVNGEFKQNNGPRSNNNSFRNDGMQRTQRNNYNNYSHYQNGQMYQPSYSPNSMYQQQQQQQQQQQQPHQQQMLGNGTQRNYGNNSRSYGNQRYNDRQSYQAPQTNMYTIPTPYMMQSPAADGMQSIINHKFFQSRGLPATTNPCAYQSMGQSQPTPAYNQYAGGVPYATYQYTQPPTAAVQQ from the exons ATGCAGTACAATaacgtttatcaaaataatactgT ACCTAGATCTGATAGAGGCAATGACCATCACTTCAACAAGCAACAGCAACAGTCCAATTATTGGTGTGGACCCCCACATGTTATGGCAGCTGTGCAAGATTTCGGAGGCCCAAAACAGCAATACAAAAAGAAACAGAAGCCAGAAAATACTTTACAGTTAAGTGTACCCATGTGGCATCAACAAGACTTGAAACCATTTAG gaaaaactTCTATGAATTACATCATACGGCTTTAACTAGGACACAAACTGATGTAGATAATTACAGAACTAAGATGGATATTATTGTCCGAGGTAATGATATCCCTCaaccaaatttttgttttgaagaaGGCAGTTTTCCTGAATACATTATGCAAGTTCTATTGAAACAAGGATTCAATGAACCCACCGCTATTCAGTCACAAG GCTGGCCTGTCGTCCTTTCGGGGAGAGATTTGGTGGGTATTGCTCAAACTGGTTCTGGAAAGACATTAGCATATATGATACCCGCGGCGGTTCATATCAACAACCAACAGAGACCACAGCGAGGTGAAGGTCCTATTGCACTCATTCTTGCTCCAACTAGGGAATTGGCTCAACAAATCCAAAAAGTAGCACATGAGTTTGGTACTAGTACAATGATTCGTAATACCTGTATATTCGGGGGCTCCCCTAAAGGACCTCAAGCAAGAGATCTTGAAAGAGGTGTGGAAATTGTGATAGCGACTCCCGGTAGATTGatagattttttggaaaaaggtACCACGAATTTATCAAAGTGTACTTATTTGGTGTTGGACGAAGCAGATAGGATGTTAGATATGGGTTTTGAAcctcaaattagaaaaatcattcAACAAATTAGGCCGGATAGACAAGTTTTGATGTGGTCTGCCACTTGGCCTAAACAAGTCCAGGCTCTTGCTGAAgagtttttggaaaattatgtaCAA gTAAATGTTGGAGGTTTGTCATTAGCTGCCAATCACAATATAAAGCAAATTGTAGATGTGTGTGATGACTCAGAAAAAGAAGACAAATTGATTAAACTCTTGAAAGAAATTGGATCAGATAGACAAAacaagattattatttttgtagaaactaAGAAGAAGGTGGACGacataacaaaaattgttaaaaaagaag TGTATTTTTCAGGCTTATCTGCTATTTCTATGCATGGAGATAAATCACAACCTGAACGTGATTACGTATTGAATGAGTTTCGATCTGGAAAGTCTTCTATATTAGTTGCGACTGATGTAGCTGCTAGAGGATTAGATGTTGAAGATGTCAAGTATGTTATAAACTTTGATTATCCCAATTCCAGTGAAGATTATGTCCATCGTATTGGAAGAACTGGTCGTTGTCAACAAGCAG GTACTGCATATGCTTTCTTCACACAAAACAACCAACGGCAAGCTAAAGATCTAATTGCTGTACTGGAAGAAGCAGGGCAAGTAGTCAACCCCAAACTTATGGAATTAGCACAACAAGCCAAAAATTCCAATCAGAAACAACACCGTTGGCAAAACCGCAACAAAGACAATTCATCACCAAGTAGCCAGAATTCAATGGGAAAAGTTAAGACTTGGACCAATTCCAAAACTTTTGTTAACGGAGAATTTAAACAAAACAATGGACCTAgatcaaataataattcatttaggAATGATGGGATGCAAAGAACTCAACGaaacaattacaataattattctCACTATCAAAATGGACAAATGTACCAACCGTCATATAGTCCCAATAGTATGTATCAACAACAGCAACAACAGCAGCAGCAGCAACAGCAACCACATCAACAACAGATGTTGGGTAACGGAACACAAAGAAACTATG GTAATAATTCTCGTTCATACGGAAATCAACGCTACAACGATCGCCAATCCTACCAAGCTCCTCAAACCAACATGTACACGATACCAACACCATACATGATGCAATCTCCCGCTGCAGATGGTATGCAATCAATAATCAAccataaatttttccaaagccgAGGATTGCCTGCTACAACCAATCCTTGCGCATATCAATCGATGGGTCAAAGTCAACCTACTCCGGCCTACAATCAATACGCAGGTGGTGTACCGTATGCAACTTATCAATACACACAGCCCCCTACTGCCGCCGTGCAgcagtaa
- the LOC130897519 gene encoding uncharacterized protein LOC130897519 isoform X2, which translates to MQYNNVYQNNTVPRSDRGNDHHFNKQQQQSNYWCGPPHVMAAVQDFGGPKQQYKKKQKPENTLQLSVPMWHQQDLKPFRKNFYELHHTALTRTQTDVDNYRTKMDIIVRGNDIPQPNFCFEEGSFPEYIMQVLLKQGFNEPTAIQSQGWPVVLSGRDLVGIAQTGSGKTLAYMIPAAVHINNQQRPQRGEGPIALILAPTRELAQQIQKVAHEFGTSTMIRNTCIFGGSPKGPQARDLERGVEIVIATPGRLIDFLEKGTTNLSKCTYLVLDEADRMLDMGFEPQIRKIIQQIRPDRQVLMWSATWPKQVQALAEEFLENYVQVNVGGLSLAANHNIKQIVDVCDDSEKEDKLIKLLKEIGSDRQNKIIIFVETKKKVDDITKIVKKEVYFSGLSAISMHGDKSQPERDYVLNEFRSGKSSILVATDVAARGLDVEDVKYVINFDYPNSSEDYVHRIGRTGRCQQAGTAYAFFTQNNQRQAKDLIAVLEEAGQVVNPKLMELAQQAKNSNQKQHRWQNRNKDNSSPSSQNSMGKVKTWTNSKTFVNGEFKQNNGPRSNNNSFRNDGMQRTQRNNYNNYSHYQNGQMYQPSYSPNSMYQQQQQQQQQQQQPHQQQMLGNGTQRNYGKEFYGGSVLFDSDRHYESPKEFICNNSRSYGNQRYNDRQSYQAPQTNMYTIPTPYMMQSPAADGMQSIINHKFFQSRGLPATTNPCAYQSMGQSQPTPAYNQYAGGVPYATYQYTQPPTAAVQQ; encoded by the exons ATGCAGTACAATaacgtttatcaaaataatactgT ACCTAGATCTGATAGAGGCAATGACCATCACTTCAACAAGCAACAGCAACAGTCCAATTATTGGTGTGGACCCCCACATGTTATGGCAGCTGTGCAAGATTTCGGAGGCCCAAAACAGCAATACAAAAAGAAACAGAAGCCAGAAAATACTTTACAGTTAAGTGTACCCATGTGGCATCAACAAGACTTGAAACCATTTAG gaaaaactTCTATGAATTACATCATACGGCTTTAACTAGGACACAAACTGATGTAGATAATTACAGAACTAAGATGGATATTATTGTCCGAGGTAATGATATCCCTCaaccaaatttttgttttgaagaaGGCAGTTTTCCTGAATACATTATGCAAGTTCTATTGAAACAAGGATTCAATGAACCCACCGCTATTCAGTCACAAG GCTGGCCTGTCGTCCTTTCGGGGAGAGATTTGGTGGGTATTGCTCAAACTGGTTCTGGAAAGACATTAGCATATATGATACCCGCGGCGGTTCATATCAACAACCAACAGAGACCACAGCGAGGTGAAGGTCCTATTGCACTCATTCTTGCTCCAACTAGGGAATTGGCTCAACAAATCCAAAAAGTAGCACATGAGTTTGGTACTAGTACAATGATTCGTAATACCTGTATATTCGGGGGCTCCCCTAAAGGACCTCAAGCAAGAGATCTTGAAAGAGGTGTGGAAATTGTGATAGCGACTCCCGGTAGATTGatagattttttggaaaaaggtACCACGAATTTATCAAAGTGTACTTATTTGGTGTTGGACGAAGCAGATAGGATGTTAGATATGGGTTTTGAAcctcaaattagaaaaatcattcAACAAATTAGGCCGGATAGACAAGTTTTGATGTGGTCTGCCACTTGGCCTAAACAAGTCCAGGCTCTTGCTGAAgagtttttggaaaattatgtaCAA gTAAATGTTGGAGGTTTGTCATTAGCTGCCAATCACAATATAAAGCAAATTGTAGATGTGTGTGATGACTCAGAAAAAGAAGACAAATTGATTAAACTCTTGAAAGAAATTGGATCAGATAGACAAAacaagattattatttttgtagaaactaAGAAGAAGGTGGACGacataacaaaaattgttaaaaaagaag TGTATTTTTCAGGCTTATCTGCTATTTCTATGCATGGAGATAAATCACAACCTGAACGTGATTACGTATTGAATGAGTTTCGATCTGGAAAGTCTTCTATATTAGTTGCGACTGATGTAGCTGCTAGAGGATTAGATGTTGAAGATGTCAAGTATGTTATAAACTTTGATTATCCCAATTCCAGTGAAGATTATGTCCATCGTATTGGAAGAACTGGTCGTTGTCAACAAGCAG GTACTGCATATGCTTTCTTCACACAAAACAACCAACGGCAAGCTAAAGATCTAATTGCTGTACTGGAAGAAGCAGGGCAAGTAGTCAACCCCAAACTTATGGAATTAGCACAACAAGCCAAAAATTCCAATCAGAAACAACACCGTTGGCAAAACCGCAACAAAGACAATTCATCACCAAGTAGCCAGAATTCAATGGGAAAAGTTAAGACTTGGACCAATTCCAAAACTTTTGTTAACGGAGAATTTAAACAAAACAATGGACCTAgatcaaataataattcatttaggAATGATGGGATGCAAAGAACTCAACGaaacaattacaataattattctCACTATCAAAATGGACAAATGTACCAACCGTCATATAGTCCCAATAGTATGTATCAACAACAGCAACAACAGCAGCAGCAGCAACAGCAACCACATCAACAACAGATGTTGGGTAACGGAACACAAAGAAACTATGGTAAGGAATTTTATGGTGGCTCCGTTTTATTTGATTCTGACAGACATTACGAATCTCCCAAGGAATTTATTT GTAATAATTCTCGTTCATACGGAAATCAACGCTACAACGATCGCCAATCCTACCAAGCTCCTCAAACCAACATGTACACGATACCAACACCATACATGATGCAATCTCCCGCTGCAGATGGTATGCAATCAATAATCAAccataaatttttccaaagccgAGGATTGCCTGCTACAACCAATCCTTGCGCATATCAATCGATGGGTCAAAGTCAACCTACTCCGGCCTACAATCAATACGCAGGTGGTGTACCGTATGCAACTTATCAATACACACAGCCCCCTACTGCCGCCGTGCAgcagtaa
- the LOC130897519 gene encoding uncharacterized protein LOC130897519 isoform X8 yields MQYNNVYQNNTVPRSDRGNDHHFNKQQQQSNYWCGPPHVMAAVQDFGGPKQQYKKKQKPENTLQLSVPMWHQQDLKPFRKNFYELHHTALTRTQTDVDNYRTKMDIIVRGNDIPQPNFCFEEGSFPEYIMQVLLKQGFNEPTAIQSQGWPVVLSGRDLVGIAQTGSGKTLAYMIPAAVHINNQQRPQRGEGPIALILAPTRELAQQIQKVAHEFGTSTMIRNTCIFGGSPKGPQARDLERGVEIVIATPGRLIDFLEKGTTNLSKCTYLVLDEADRMLDMGFEPQIRKIIQQIRPDRQVLMWSATWPKQVQALAEEFLENYVQVNVGGLSLAANHNIKQIVDVCDDSEKEDKLIKLLKEIGSDRQNKIIIFVETKKKVDDITKIVKKEGLSAISMHGDKSQPERDYVLNEFRSGKSSILVATDVAARGLDVEDVKYVINFDYPNSSEDYVHRIGRTGRCQQAGTAYAFFTQNNQRQAKDLIAVLEEAGQVVNPKLMELAQQAKNSNQKQHRWQNRNKDNSSPSSQNSMGKVKTWTNSKTFVNGEFKQNNGPRSNNNSFRNDGMQRTQRNNYNNYSHYQNGQMYQPSYSPNSMYQQQQQQQQQQQQPHQQQMLGNGTQRNYGNNSRSYGNQRYNDRQSYQAPQTNMYTIPTPYMMQSPAADGMQSIINHKFFQSRGLPATTNPCAYQSMGQSQPTPAYNQYAGGVPYATYQYTQPPTAAVQQ; encoded by the exons ATGCAGTACAATaacgtttatcaaaataatactgT ACCTAGATCTGATAGAGGCAATGACCATCACTTCAACAAGCAACAGCAACAGTCCAATTATTGGTGTGGACCCCCACATGTTATGGCAGCTGTGCAAGATTTCGGAGGCCCAAAACAGCAATACAAAAAGAAACAGAAGCCAGAAAATACTTTACAGTTAAGTGTACCCATGTGGCATCAACAAGACTTGAAACCATTTAG gaaaaactTCTATGAATTACATCATACGGCTTTAACTAGGACACAAACTGATGTAGATAATTACAGAACTAAGATGGATATTATTGTCCGAGGTAATGATATCCCTCaaccaaatttttgttttgaagaaGGCAGTTTTCCTGAATACATTATGCAAGTTCTATTGAAACAAGGATTCAATGAACCCACCGCTATTCAGTCACAAG GCTGGCCTGTCGTCCTTTCGGGGAGAGATTTGGTGGGTATTGCTCAAACTGGTTCTGGAAAGACATTAGCATATATGATACCCGCGGCGGTTCATATCAACAACCAACAGAGACCACAGCGAGGTGAAGGTCCTATTGCACTCATTCTTGCTCCAACTAGGGAATTGGCTCAACAAATCCAAAAAGTAGCACATGAGTTTGGTACTAGTACAATGATTCGTAATACCTGTATATTCGGGGGCTCCCCTAAAGGACCTCAAGCAAGAGATCTTGAAAGAGGTGTGGAAATTGTGATAGCGACTCCCGGTAGATTGatagattttttggaaaaaggtACCACGAATTTATCAAAGTGTACTTATTTGGTGTTGGACGAAGCAGATAGGATGTTAGATATGGGTTTTGAAcctcaaattagaaaaatcattcAACAAATTAGGCCGGATAGACAAGTTTTGATGTGGTCTGCCACTTGGCCTAAACAAGTCCAGGCTCTTGCTGAAgagtttttggaaaattatgtaCAA gTAAATGTTGGAGGTTTGTCATTAGCTGCCAATCACAATATAAAGCAAATTGTAGATGTGTGTGATGACTCAGAAAAAGAAGACAAATTGATTAAACTCTTGAAAGAAATTGGATCAGATAGACAAAacaagattattatttttgtagaaactaAGAAGAAGGTGGACGacataacaaaaattgttaaaaaagaag GCTTATCTGCTATTTCTATGCATGGAGATAAATCACAACCTGAACGTGATTACGTATTGAATGAGTTTCGATCTGGAAAGTCTTCTATATTAGTTGCGACTGATGTAGCTGCTAGAGGATTAGATGTTGAAGATGTCAAGTATGTTATAAACTTTGATTATCCCAATTCCAGTGAAGATTATGTCCATCGTATTGGAAGAACTGGTCGTTGTCAACAAGCAG GTACTGCATATGCTTTCTTCACACAAAACAACCAACGGCAAGCTAAAGATCTAATTGCTGTACTGGAAGAAGCAGGGCAAGTAGTCAACCCCAAACTTATGGAATTAGCACAACAAGCCAAAAATTCCAATCAGAAACAACACCGTTGGCAAAACCGCAACAAAGACAATTCATCACCAAGTAGCCAGAATTCAATGGGAAAAGTTAAGACTTGGACCAATTCCAAAACTTTTGTTAACGGAGAATTTAAACAAAACAATGGACCTAgatcaaataataattcatttaggAATGATGGGATGCAAAGAACTCAACGaaacaattacaataattattctCACTATCAAAATGGACAAATGTACCAACCGTCATATAGTCCCAATAGTATGTATCAACAACAGCAACAACAGCAGCAGCAGCAACAGCAACCACATCAACAACAGATGTTGGGTAACGGAACACAAAGAAACTATG GTAATAATTCTCGTTCATACGGAAATCAACGCTACAACGATCGCCAATCCTACCAAGCTCCTCAAACCAACATGTACACGATACCAACACCATACATGATGCAATCTCCCGCTGCAGATGGTATGCAATCAATAATCAAccataaatttttccaaagccgAGGATTGCCTGCTACAACCAATCCTTGCGCATATCAATCGATGGGTCAAAGTCAACCTACTCCGGCCTACAATCAATACGCAGGTGGTGTACCGTATGCAACTTATCAATACACACAGCCCCCTACTGCCGCCGTGCAgcagtaa
- the LOC130897519 gene encoding uncharacterized protein LOC130897519 isoform X4: MQYNNVYQNNTVPRSDRGNDHHFNKQQQQSNYWCGPPHVMAAVQDFGGPKQQYKKKQKPENTLQLSVPMWHQQDLKPFRKNFYELHHTALTRTQTDVDNYRTKMDIIVRGNDIPQPNFCFEEGSFPEYIMQVLLKQGFNEPTAIQSQGWPVVLSGRDLVGIAQTGSGKTLAYMIPAAVHINNQQRPQRGEGPIALILAPTRELAQQIQKVAHEFGTSTMIRNTCIFGGSPKGPQARDLERGVEIVIATPGRLIDFLEKGTTNLSKCTYLVLDEADRMLDMGFEPQIRKIIQQIRPDRQVLMWSATWPKQVQALAEEFLENYVQVNVGGLSLAANHNIKQIVDVCDDSEKEDKLIKLLKEIGSDRQNKIIIFVETKKKVDDITKIVKKEGLSAISMHGDKSQPERDYVLNEFRSGKSSILVATDVAARGLDVEDVKYVINFDYPNSSEDYVHRIGRTGRCQQAGTAYAFFTQNNQRQAKDLIAVLEEAGQVVNPKLMELAQQAKNSNQKQHRWQNRNKDNSSPSSQNSMGKVKTWTNSKTFVNGEFKQNNGPRSNNNSFRNDGMQRTQRNNYNNYSHYQNGQMYQPSYSPNSMYQQQQQQQQQQQQPHQQQMLGNGTQRNYGKEFYGGSVLFDSDRHYESPKEFICNNSRSYGNQRYNDRQSYQAPQTNMYTIPTPYMMQSPAADGMQSIINHKFFQSRGLPATTNPCAYQSMGQSQPTPAYNQYAGGVPYATYQYTQPPTAAVQQ, translated from the exons ATGCAGTACAATaacgtttatcaaaataatactgT ACCTAGATCTGATAGAGGCAATGACCATCACTTCAACAAGCAACAGCAACAGTCCAATTATTGGTGTGGACCCCCACATGTTATGGCAGCTGTGCAAGATTTCGGAGGCCCAAAACAGCAATACAAAAAGAAACAGAAGCCAGAAAATACTTTACAGTTAAGTGTACCCATGTGGCATCAACAAGACTTGAAACCATTTAG gaaaaactTCTATGAATTACATCATACGGCTTTAACTAGGACACAAACTGATGTAGATAATTACAGAACTAAGATGGATATTATTGTCCGAGGTAATGATATCCCTCaaccaaatttttgttttgaagaaGGCAGTTTTCCTGAATACATTATGCAAGTTCTATTGAAACAAGGATTCAATGAACCCACCGCTATTCAGTCACAAG GCTGGCCTGTCGTCCTTTCGGGGAGAGATTTGGTGGGTATTGCTCAAACTGGTTCTGGAAAGACATTAGCATATATGATACCCGCGGCGGTTCATATCAACAACCAACAGAGACCACAGCGAGGTGAAGGTCCTATTGCACTCATTCTTGCTCCAACTAGGGAATTGGCTCAACAAATCCAAAAAGTAGCACATGAGTTTGGTACTAGTACAATGATTCGTAATACCTGTATATTCGGGGGCTCCCCTAAAGGACCTCAAGCAAGAGATCTTGAAAGAGGTGTGGAAATTGTGATAGCGACTCCCGGTAGATTGatagattttttggaaaaaggtACCACGAATTTATCAAAGTGTACTTATTTGGTGTTGGACGAAGCAGATAGGATGTTAGATATGGGTTTTGAAcctcaaattagaaaaatcattcAACAAATTAGGCCGGATAGACAAGTTTTGATGTGGTCTGCCACTTGGCCTAAACAAGTCCAGGCTCTTGCTGAAgagtttttggaaaattatgtaCAA gTAAATGTTGGAGGTTTGTCATTAGCTGCCAATCACAATATAAAGCAAATTGTAGATGTGTGTGATGACTCAGAAAAAGAAGACAAATTGATTAAACTCTTGAAAGAAATTGGATCAGATAGACAAAacaagattattatttttgtagaaactaAGAAGAAGGTGGACGacataacaaaaattgttaaaaaagaag GCTTATCTGCTATTTCTATGCATGGAGATAAATCACAACCTGAACGTGATTACGTATTGAATGAGTTTCGATCTGGAAAGTCTTCTATATTAGTTGCGACTGATGTAGCTGCTAGAGGATTAGATGTTGAAGATGTCAAGTATGTTATAAACTTTGATTATCCCAATTCCAGTGAAGATTATGTCCATCGTATTGGAAGAACTGGTCGTTGTCAACAAGCAG GTACTGCATATGCTTTCTTCACACAAAACAACCAACGGCAAGCTAAAGATCTAATTGCTGTACTGGAAGAAGCAGGGCAAGTAGTCAACCCCAAACTTATGGAATTAGCACAACAAGCCAAAAATTCCAATCAGAAACAACACCGTTGGCAAAACCGCAACAAAGACAATTCATCACCAAGTAGCCAGAATTCAATGGGAAAAGTTAAGACTTGGACCAATTCCAAAACTTTTGTTAACGGAGAATTTAAACAAAACAATGGACCTAgatcaaataataattcatttaggAATGATGGGATGCAAAGAACTCAACGaaacaattacaataattattctCACTATCAAAATGGACAAATGTACCAACCGTCATATAGTCCCAATAGTATGTATCAACAACAGCAACAACAGCAGCAGCAGCAACAGCAACCACATCAACAACAGATGTTGGGTAACGGAACACAAAGAAACTATGGTAAGGAATTTTATGGTGGCTCCGTTTTATTTGATTCTGACAGACATTACGAATCTCCCAAGGAATTTATTT GTAATAATTCTCGTTCATACGGAAATCAACGCTACAACGATCGCCAATCCTACCAAGCTCCTCAAACCAACATGTACACGATACCAACACCATACATGATGCAATCTCCCGCTGCAGATGGTATGCAATCAATAATCAAccataaatttttccaaagccgAGGATTGCCTGCTACAACCAATCCTTGCGCATATCAATCGATGGGTCAAAGTCAACCTACTCCGGCCTACAATCAATACGCAGGTGGTGTACCGTATGCAACTTATCAATACACACAGCCCCCTACTGCCGCCGTGCAgcagtaa